A genomic region of Campylobacter corcagiensis contains the following coding sequences:
- a CDS encoding thiazole synthase — protein MLKLGNKEFQSRFILGSGKFSLELIKSAIHNAGAEIITLALRRANLGGAENILDFIPENITILPNTSGAINADEAVRIAKLSKEIGCGNFIKIEVIRDTKYLLPDNYETIKATEKLANLGFYPLAYMYPDLNVARDLANAGAAAVMPLASPIGSNRGLLTKEFIQILIDEIEVPIIVDAGIGNPAQACEVMQMGADAVMVNTAIATASNINQMAKAFKLAVEAGREAYLAGLGRIIKQADASSPLTGFLD, from the coding sequence ATGTTAAAGCTAGGAAACAAAGAATTTCAATCGAGATTTATATTAGGTAGTGGTAAATTTAGCCTTGAGCTAATAAAAAGTGCTATACATAACGCAGGAGCTGAGATTATAACTCTTGCTTTAAGACGTGCAAATTTAGGCGGAGCTGAAAATATACTAGATTTTATCCCAGAAAATATCACCATACTTCCAAATACAAGCGGTGCGATAAATGCTGATGAAGCAGTTAGGATAGCAAAGCTTTCTAAAGAGATAGGTTGTGGAAATTTTATAAAAATTGAAGTTATAAGAGACACTAAATACTTGCTTCCAGACAATTACGAAACTATAAAAGCTACTGAAAAACTTGCAAATTTGGGTTTTTATCCGCTTGCTTATATGTATCCGGATTTAAATGTTGCAAGAGATTTAGCAAATGCTGGAGCGGCTGCTGTTATGCCACTAGCTTCACCGATTGGTTCAAATCGCGGACTTTTAACTAAAGAATTTATTCAGATATTGATAGATGAAATAGAAGTTCCAATCATAGTTGATGCAGGTATTGGTAACCCTGCACAAGCATGTGAAGTTATGCAAATGGGTGCAGATGCTGTTATGGTAAATACAGCAATAGCAACCGCAAGTAACATAAACCAAATGGCAAAGGCATTTAAACTGGCAGTAGAAGCTGGAAGAGAGGCATATCTTGCTGGTTTAGGTAGGATTATAAAACAAGCTGATGCAAGCTCACCACTAACTGGATTTTTGGACTAA
- a CDS encoding thiamine phosphate synthase, giving the protein MNIVFVTNSQLSSQNLTQILKTKTGFNSVILRENLEYYNKFGTRIIEICKLKGVNFITHNFTNFAIQNSLKSIHFSFLNFKNLDKQILKNFSQILVSVHSIDELKFAKENGATAVIYGNIFKTDSHPKKPGVGMDSLINLTKQTDLDVYAIGGINSKNLDKFSNLDIAGICMMREFML; this is encoded by the coding sequence ATGAATATAGTTTTTGTAACAAATAGCCAACTTTCTAGTCAAAATTTAACTCAAATTTTAAAAACAAAAACTGGCTTTAATAGCGTGATTTTAAGAGAGAATTTAGAGTATTACAATAAATTTGGAACTAGGATAATAGAAATATGTAAATTAAAAGGGGTAAATTTTATAACTCATAATTTTACAAATTTTGCTATTCAAAACTCTCTTAAGAGTATTCACTTTAGCTTTTTAAATTTTAAAAATTTAGATAAACAAATTTTGAAAAATTTTAGCCAGATATTAGTTAGTGTTCACTCTATAGATGAGCTTAAATTTGCTAAAGAAAACGGCGCAACAGCGGTTATTTATGGAAATATTTTTAAAACGGACTCTCATCCTAAAAAACCAGGAGTTGGCATGGATAGCTTAATAAATTTAACAAAACAAACCGATTTAGATGTTTATGCAATAGGTGGCATAAATTCTAAAAATCTAGATAAATTTAGCAACCTTGATATAGCTGGTATCTGTATGATGAGAGAATTTATGCTATAA
- the thiF gene encoding sulfur carrier protein ThiS adenylyltransferase ThiF, with protein sequence MDKDDFLQKFKKRNSKKLRKNLNSLKIAIAGAGGIGSNLAIYLARAGITNLHIIDYDRVEISNLNRQHYFIDDVGKYKVDAIKSHLLKVNPYISVTTEIIKITKDNILEIFKDYDLICEAFDDEKSKSMLVDEILSNFSDKFVISTSGMSGNIIDENFKIRKFGNRLFVCGDLKDENLEISGLMAPKVSACAALCASVALEILLSK encoded by the coding sequence TTGGATAAAGATGACTTTTTACAAAAATTTAAAAAAAGAAATTCAAAAAAACTAAGAAAAAATCTAAACAGTTTAAAAATTGCAATAGCTGGGGCTGGTGGTATAGGCTCAAATTTAGCCATCTATCTTGCAAGAGCTGGCATTACTAATTTACATATCATAGACTATGACAGAGTTGAAATTTCTAATCTTAATAGGCAGCACTATTTCATAGATGATGTTGGAAAATATAAAGTTGATGCAATAAAAAGCCACCTTCTAAAAGTAAATCCATACATAAGTGTCACAACTGAAATTATAAAAATCACAAAAGATAATATCTTAGAAATTTTTAAAGACTATGATTTGATTTGTGAAGCTTTTGATGATGAAAAGAGCAAGTCAATGCTTGTTGATGAAATTTTATCAAATTTTAGTGATAAATTTGTAATATCAACTTCTGGAATGAGCGGAAATATAATAGATGAAAATTTTAAAATTAGAAAATTTGGAAATAGACTTTTTGTTTGTGGAGATTTAAAAGATGAAAATTTAGAGATTTCAGGTCTTATGGCACCAAAAGTTAGTGCTTGTGCAGCACTTTGTGCAAGTGTAGCATTAGAAATTTTACTAAGTAAATAG
- the thiH gene encoding 2-iminoacetate synthase ThiH codes for MRSDCMEFLPQMERIDSNIMDEVLKARDDYKCENFEISDIKATLSKDRISLIDLKILLCDNALVVLEDIARKARELTRANFGNSINFFTPLYISNYCDNACVYCGFGCSNKIKRVHLNSTSIEKELIAIKKTGLNEILLLTGESQTYSTPSYIANAAKLAKKYFSTIGAEVYPMDTKDYKLLHENGVDFVTIFNETYSIKKYQKVHISGNKRVFPYRFNSQERALLAGMKGVGFGALLGLDDYKKDAFSTALHASLIQKKYPHAQISISVPRLRPTLTNSKINPNSVDERRLLQIICAYRIFLPFASITISTRESAKFRNAAIQIAANKISAGVSVGIGTHDETNHDKGSEQFEISDSRSVKEVYDDVLKLGLQPVFKDYEFLS; via the coding sequence ATGAGAAGTGATTGTATGGAATTCCTTCCGCAAATGGAGCGTATAGATAGCAACATAATGGATGAAGTCTTAAAAGCTAGAGATGATTATAAATGTGAAAATTTTGAAATTTCAGATATTAAAGCAACACTTAGTAAAGATAGAATTTCGTTAATTGATCTTAAAATTTTACTTTGTGATAATGCTTTAGTTGTTTTAGAAGATATAGCAAGAAAAGCACGAGAGCTTACAAGGGCAAATTTTGGAAATTCTATTAACTTTTTTACTCCACTTTATATCTCAAACTACTGCGATAATGCCTGCGTATATTGTGGTTTTGGGTGCAGTAATAAAATAAAAAGAGTTCATCTAAACAGCACTTCTATAGAAAAAGAGTTAATCGCTATCAAAAAAACAGGACTTAATGAAATTTTACTACTAACTGGCGAGAGTCAAACTTACTCAACGCCGTCTTATATCGCAAATGCCGCTAAATTAGCTAAAAAATACTTCTCAACCATCGGAGCTGAAGTCTATCCTATGGATACTAAAGATTATAAGCTTTTACACGAAAATGGCGTGGATTTTGTCACTATCTTTAACGAAACATATAGCATTAAAAAATATCAAAAAGTCCATATTTCTGGCAATAAAAGAGTATTTCCTTACCGCTTTAACTCTCAAGAAAGAGCTTTGTTAGCTGGAATGAAAGGAGTTGGCTTTGGTGCACTTTTGGGTCTTGATGATTATAAAAAAGATGCTTTTTCAACTGCTCTTCATGCAAGTTTAATCCAGAAAAAATATCCACACGCTCAAATTTCTATCTCGGTTCCTCGTCTTCGCCCTACTTTAACAAATTCAAAAATAAATCCAAATAGCGTAGATGAAAGACGCCTACTTCAGATAATTTGTGCATACAGAATCTTTTTGCCATTTGCTTCTATAACTATTTCAACAAGAGAGAGTGCTAAATTTAGAAACGCAGCCATACAAATCGCTGCAAATAAAATTTCAGCAGGAGTTAGCGTTGGCATCGGCACTCACGATGAAACAAACCATGACAAAGGAAGTGAGCAGTTTGAAATTTCAGATAGTAGGAGTGTTAAAGAGGTCTATGATGACGTACTTAAACTAGGTCTTCAGCCAGTTTTTAAGGACTATGAATTTTTATCATGA